One genomic window of Salvia miltiorrhiza cultivar Shanhuang (shh) chromosome 4, IMPLAD_Smil_shh, whole genome shotgun sequence includes the following:
- the LOC131019519 gene encoding ribulose bisphosphate carboxylase/oxygenase activase 2, chloroplastic-like — MKFVHSLQTPPTIITHSYLKYSTATELNHHHHPLQLHHTMAAAVSTIGAVNRVPLNLNGSSGGGAVPTSSFLGTSLKKGAGSVKGVKGGSLKVVAQEQEVSEKKQTKEDRWKGLGEDISDDQQDITRGKGMVDPLFQAPTGMGTHDAVLSSYEYLSQGLREYNLDNKLDGFYIAPAFMDKLVVHLSKNFMTLPNIKIPLILGIWGGKGQGKSFQCELVFRKMGINPIMMSAGELESGNAGEPAKLIRQRYREAADIIKKGKMCCLFINDLDAGAGRMGGTTQYTVNNQMVNATLMNIADNPTNVQLPGMYNKQENPRVPIIVTGNDFSTLYAPLIRDGRMEKFYWAPTRDDRVGVCKGIFRTDGVSDECVTKLVDTFPGQSIDFFGALRARVYDDLVREWVSGIGVENIGRKLVNSRDGPPVFEQPKMTLEKLLSYGNMLVAEQDNVKRVQLADKYLKDAALGEANKDAIETGKF, encoded by the exons ATGAAATTTGTGCATTCTCTTCAAACTCCCCCTACTATAATAACTCACTCCTATCTTAAGTATAGCACAGCCACTGAATTgaatcaccaccaccaccctctCCAACTTCATCACACAATGGCCGCCGCCGTGTCGACCATCGGAGCCGTCAACCGCGTACCG TTGAACTTGAATGGATCGAGCGGAGGAGGCGCAGTGCCGACTTCGTCATTCCTGGGAACGAGTCTGAAGAAGGGCGCGGGCAGCGTGAAAGGCGTCAAGGGCGGGAGCTTGAAAGTGGTGGCGCAGGAGCAGGAGGTGTCGGAGAAGAAGCAGACGAAAGAAGACAGGTGGAAGGGGCTGGGCGAGGACATCTCGGACGACCAGCAGGACATCACGAGGGGGAAGGGCATGGTGGACCCCCTGTTCCAAGCCCCCACCGGGATGGGGACCCACGACGCCGTCCTCAGCTCCTACGAGTACCTCAGCCAAGGCCTCCGCGAGTACAACCTCGACAACAAGCTCGACGGCTTCTACATCGCCCCCGCCTTCATGGACAAGCTCGTCGTCCACCTCTCCAAGAACTTCATGACCCTCCCCAACATCAAG ATTCCGTTGATTCTGGGTATATGGGGAGGCAAGGGCCAGGGGAAATCCTTCCAGTGCGAGCTGGTCTTCCGGAAGATGGGGATCAACCCGATCATGATGAGCGCCGGTGAGCTGGAGAGCGGCAACGCGGGAGAGCCGGCCAAGCTGATCCGGCAGCGCTACAGGGAGGCGGCGGACATCATCAAGAAGGGGAAGATGTGCTGCCTCTTCATCAACGACCTCGACGCCGGGGCCGGCCGGATGGGCGGCACCACCCAGTACACGGTCAACAACCAGATGGTGAACGCCACGCTCATGAACATCGCCGACAACCCCACCAACGTGCAGCTTCCCGGGATGTACAACAAGCAGGAGAACCCCCGCGTGCCCATCATCGTCACCGGAAACGACTTCTCCACCCTCTACGCGCCGCTCATCCGTGACGGTCGTATGGAGAAGTTCTACTGGGCACCCACCCGCGACGACCGTGTCGGTGTGTGCAAGGGTATCTTCCGTACCGACGGCGTCTCCGACGAGTGCGTCACCAAACTCGTCGACACCTTCCCCGGCCAGTCCATCG ATTTCTTCGGTGCTCTTCGGGCGCGAGTGTATGACGATCTAGTGAGAGAGTGGGTGAGCGGAATTGGGGTGGAGAACATCGGACGTAAGCTGGTGAACTCTCGGGACGGGCCGCCGGTGTTCGAGCAGCCGAAGATGACGCTGGAGAAGCTGCTGAGCTACGGTAACATGCTGGTCGCAGAGCAAGACAATGTCAAGAGAGTGCAGCTGGCTGACAAATATTTGAAGGATGCTGCTCTCGGCGAAGCTAACAAGGATGCCATTGAGACCGGAAAGTTCTAG
- the LOC131019517 gene encoding protein ELC-like: MSQFTQQFLNSVLSQGGSEAPPYAEVMKWHIRQHLMHLAEAYPSLQPKTAAFTHNDGRAVNLLQADGTVPMDFHGVTYNIPVLIWLMESYPHHAPLVFVNPTRDMIIKRPHPFVSPNGVVSIPYIHSWAFPSSNLVELARNLTHFFARDPPLYSQRKPFDSNPNPNHNNSSYGSMNSSVGSTAARPSIPPRTHSSLPSPTPPPPYGGGREMEDPAEVFRKNAINRLVESFYGEIREMKKAGEGEMEGLFGAQAMLRKRDEELGRGLKEMQDEKEVLEQQLQMVLMNGEIMEGWLRENEGKLGSRDLSSVDVDEAFEPCDALSKQMLDCTASDMAVEDAIYALDKAAQEGAVPFDLYLRNVRLLSREQFFHRAIGSKLRAMQMQSQIASMASRAPPQYVFS; encoded by the coding sequence ATGTCGCAATTCACCCAACAATTCCTCAACAGCGTGCTCTCGCAGGGCGGCTCGGAGGCGCCGCCCTACGCGGAGGTCATGAAGTGGCACATCAGGCAGCACCTGATGCACCTCGCCGAAGCCTACCCCTCTCTGCAGCCTAAGACCGCCGCCTTCACCCACAACGACGGCCGCGCCGTCAATCTCCTCCAAGCCGACGGCACTGTCCCCATGGATTTCCACGGCGTCACCTACAACATCCCCGTCCTCATCTGGCTCATGGAATCCTACCCCCATCACGCCCCCCTCGTCTTCGTCAACCCCACGCGCGACATGATCATCAAGCGCCCCCACCCCTTCGTCTCCCCCAACGGCGTCGTCTCCATTCCTTACATTCATTCCTGGGCTTTCCCCTCTTCCAATTTGGTCGAATTGGCTAGGAATCTCACCCATTTTTTCGCTCGTGATCCGCCCTTGTATTCGCAGAGGAAACCTTTCGACtctaaccctaaccctaaccatAACAATTCGAGTTATGGGAGTATGAATTCTTCGGTGGGGTCAACGGCAGCGCGGCCTTCGATACCCCCGAGGACGCATTCATCGTTGCCGTCTCCAACGCCGCCTCCGCCTTATGGTGGTGGTAGAGAAATGGAGGATCCAGCTGAAGTGTTTAGaaaaaatgcaataaatagGCTAGTGGAGAGTTTCTACGGTGAAATTAGGGAGATGAAGAAGGCGGGGGAAGGGGAAATGGAAGGCTTATTTGGTGCTCAAGCCATGTTGAGGAAGCGTGACGAGGAATTGGGGAGAGGATTGAAGGAAATGCAGGATGAAAAGGAAGTGTTGGAGCAACAACTGCAGATGGTGCTGATGAATGGGGAGATCATGGAAGGATGGCTGAGAGAGAATGAAGGGAAATTGGGAAGTAGAGACTTGAGCAGTGTGGATGTGGATGAGGCATTCGAGCCTTGTGATGCGCTGTCGAAGCAGATGTTGGATTGCACAGCTTCGGATATGGCTGTGGAAGATGCAATCTATGCATTGGATAAGGCTGCGCAGGAAGGGGCAGTCCCTTTTGATCTATACTTGAGGAATGTGAGGCTTTTGTCGCGTGAGCAGTTCTTCCATCGCGCCATTGGTTCGAAATTGAGGGCTATGCAAATGCAGTCGCAGATTGCTAGTATGGCTTCCAGGGCTCCACCGCAATACGTATTCTCATGA